The Bernardetia sp. ABR2-2B DNA window GGAGAAATAATAAATAAGAAATTATCAGATGTTTCGATGCCATTTTTGATTTCTTTTCCAAAATCCGAACCAGCAGGAATACATTCTTGGTCAAACCACGTCGTGCGTCCATTGAGTTGAAGCTCTTCATTGAGCCAACGAGCAAAATCGCCATCATTACGAGAATAAGAAATAAAGACTTCACTACTAAGCATACCTATTTTGGCGATACTTTCCTCAATGAATTTTTCGTGTAGCTCTGTTGGTGTATTTAGTTTATTGTTGGTAGTGTTACTTCCTTGTTTTTTGCCTTGATTGAGCCACGTTTGGGCTTTATCCAAGTTGTGTCCACGCAATAAAATAGCATCGTTTTTATGCTGTTCTTCCCATTTCAAGGCTTGTGAAAGATAGCGTTTGTGGTTTCTGTAATAGTCGTAATTGTCTTCTAAGATGCAGATAATTTCATCTAAATCCTTTTCAAAATCTAAATTTTCTGTAAAGTTATCTTCTATTCGGTTGTCTGTCAAATCAATATAGGAAGAGGAAGAATTAGAAAGGAGTGAACGCAAAGCCTCAGGTAATTCTTCTGTATTGACATTTTTGGCTAAGATTATAATAATTCGTTTGTGGAAAGTAAGCGCAAAACGAAGTTCTCTCAAACAATCCGAATTTTTGGCAGAAGAAGGAGAAAGTACAAAAACAAAATTATCAGCTTGAGCAATTTGCTCTTTTATTTCTTCTGTATAATTAGATTCATCAAAACCTTTTTGAGTTTCTCTTTGAATTGAATTATTAGGCAAAGCAACTGTAATTCCTGCTTTAATCAATCCTCTACGGATTTTTTGAGTTTGTTGTCTTTCTTGTTTAGCAAAACATAAGAAAACTTCTGACATCAAGTTATCAGCATTTTTCTTTGATTCTGTAATAAATTCACTATGCAAAACAGAAGGCAAACAGGGAGGTTGCTCAGGTGAAACAAAATTTTTGGTAAGCCAATTTTGTGCTTCTTGTCTTTTTTCTCCTACTAACAAAAGGTTTGTTTGCCTTCTGTTACTTTCCCATAAAAGAGCCTTTTGGAGTAATTCTGTATGGAGATAAACGTATTCTTTTTGCTTTTCGATAACCTTCAAAATACTTTCAAAACTATCATCAAAGCTATCAATATCTTTTCCAAAAATAGGAATTGGATTTTCTTTTATAAACGCTACTTCTTCGTGTTTGCGCCAACGGTTTTCATAAGTAAGTTGCCAGTTATAAAGTTGATTGATATGGTCTTCTGAAAGCTGCTGACGAGCATGTACCCAATCGGTTTTGCCCAAAAGCTCATGCGAACGATTTAAGACATCTTTTTTAGAAAAAATGGGCAAAACATCCATTCCGTTTGCCTCATAAAACTGTACCAAAACGCTACGTTCTTCGTAGGATAAAGGAGCATCTTTTGTATCAAAAATGACATTTTGATCGACAGGAATCACTCGTTTTCCTAGCTTTCTAGCATATTCTAATTCTATCAAACAATAAGCAGAAGTAAGGCAACGAGGTGCAAG harbors:
- a CDS encoding toll/interleukin-1 receptor domain-containing protein yields the protein MTKDAFISYGRRESLGFVGRLYQSLKLKGYEIWFDKVNIPDGDDYSKRISHGIESAHNFILILAPRCLTSAYCLIELEYARKLGKRVIPVDQNVIFDTKDAPLSYEERSVLVQFYEANGMDVLPIFSKKDVLNRSHELLGKTDWVHARQQLSEDHINQLYNWQLTYENRWRKHEEVAFIKENPIPIFGKDIDSFDDSFESILKVIEKQKEYVYLHTELLQKALLWESNRRQTNLLLVGEKRQEAQNWLTKNFVSPEQPPCLPSVLHSEFITESKKNADNLMSEVFLCFAKQERQQTQKIRRGLIKAGITVALPNNSIQRETQKGFDESNYTEEIKEQIAQADNFVFVLSPSSAKNSDCLRELRFALTFHKRIIIILAKNVNTEELPEALRSLLSNSSSSYIDLTDNRIEDNFTENLDFEKDLDEIICILEDNYDYYRNHKRYLSQALKWEEQHKNDAILLRGHNLDKAQTWLNQGKKQGSNTTNNKLNTPTELHEKFIEESIAKIGMLSSEVFISYSRNDGDFARWLNEELQLNGRTTWFDQECIPAGSDFGKEIKNGIETSDNFLFIISPASISSPYCKDEVLHALSMGKRIILVRLKEVKEMPDYFPSHIQWIDFSKNSLENDLQADNGQQFRELLRALNIDREHTQKHSKYQQKALEWNINEKNYAFLLRGNELAIAENWLEECKKHNKIPTPTSIQKEFISESIKSVNAQKRKQEKTILRLRIFLTLAVVALLAACGLGLWVHSLNLKNNAQLRALETAQDSLIRTNEKEKLLKFQNYFQTANYQKNSTNYEEALKNYTIALDFADSTQTISVNTEIKEIENIIPKKEIFFQLVEEGETAFKKKQFLDAYKHYKQADSIGYNSALVKTHLEVLDEYVKIEINKIKNQTIYFLERNKEKQAYENVVKALLLAPNDTSLLNLEKRVMRQMLGTENN